The Archocentrus centrarchus isolate MPI-CPG fArcCen1 chromosome 7, fArcCen1, whole genome shotgun sequence genome window below encodes:
- the tktb gene encoding LOW QUALITY PROTEIN: transketolase-like protein 2 (The sequence of the model RefSeq protein was modified relative to this genomic sequence to represent the inferred CDS: inserted 3 bases in 3 codons; deleted 6 bases in 5 codons), giving the protein MSVLFFHTMRYKADDPRNQCNDRFVLSKGHAAPVLYAAWAEAGFVKESDLVNLRKIDSDLEGHPTPKLDFVDVATGSLGQGLGAACGMAYTGKHFDKSSYRVYCMLGDGECSEGSVWEAMAFASYYQLDNLVAILDINRLGQSEPAPLKHDMEAYRKRCEAFGWNTYVVDGHDVEELCKAFWQAQQVKGKPTCMFAKTFKGKGLKGIEDLENWHGKPIPKXKVIEILSDLPSQIQVPNRSLSPKLPNDDTAPADLSPISLPSPQNTRRRQGTFRMATRQAYGVALKKLGQASQRVVALDGDTXNSTFSETFKKAFPERYIECFIAEQNMVGVAIGCATRDRTVAFASTFAAFFSRAYDQIRMGAISQSNVNLVGSHCGVSIGEDGPSQMALEDLAMFRAIPTCTVFYPSDAVSTERAVELSSNTKGICFIRTSRPATAVLYSPDEKFQVGEAKVVRQSNNDQVTVIGAGVTLHEALTAADKLAAQGKNIRVIDPFTIKPLDAATILASXRATRGQIITVEDHYKEGGLGDAVLSAVGSEPGIVVTRLGVTGVPRSGKPQELLDIFGISADHIIKAVTQNLRKLRTALHPPLFVLFCFLNHNKPAAIRHNHRNT; this is encoded by the exons ATGTCTGTCCTCTTCTTCCACACCATGCGCTACAAAGCAGATGATCCTCGCAACCAGTGCAACGACCGCTTTGTTCTCTCCAAG GGTCATGCTGCACCTGTCCTGTATGCTGCCTGGGCGGAGGCAGGTTTTGTGAAGGAGTCTGATCTGGTTAACCTGCGTAAGATTGACTCTGACTTGGAGGGACACCCCACACCA AAACTGGATTTTGTTGATGTAGCTACTGGATCTCTGGGACAGGGTCTTGGGGCTGCGTGTGGAATGGCCTATACTGGCAAACACTTTGACAAATCCAG TTACCGTGTATACTGCATGCTGGGTGACGGAGAGTGCTCAGAGGGCTCAGTTTGGGAGGCCATGGCCTTTGCTTCCTACTACCAGCTGGACAACCTGGTGGCTATCCTAGATATTAATCGGCTCGGTCAGAGTGAGCCAGCACCCCTGAAACATGACATGGAGGCCTACCGCAAACGTTGTGAAGCCTTTGG TTGGAACACTTACGTTGTGGATGGACATGATGTGGAGGAGCTATGCAAAGCTTTCTGGCAGGCTCAGCAGGTCAAAGGTAAACCTACCTGCATGTTCGCCAAGACATTCAAGGGCAAAGGCCTCAAAG GTATTGAGGATTTGGAGAACTGGCATGGAAAGCCAATTCCCA GAAAGGTGATTGAAATCCTGAGTGATCTTCCGTCACAGATCCAGGTGCCCAACAGATCTTTGTCCCCTAAGCTCCCCAATGATGATACAGCACCGGCT GACCTTAGCCCCATCTCACTGCCGTCACCTCAGAATACAAGAAGGAGACAAGGTACCTTCAGA ATGGCAACAAGGCAGGCATATGGTGTGGCGCTT AAAAAACTGGGCCAGGCAAGCCAGAGAGTGGTGGCCCTCGATGGAGACA AAAACTCAACCTTCTCAGAGACCTTCAAGAAGGCCTTCCCTGAACGCTACATTGAGTGT TTCATTGCTGAACAGAACATG GTAGGAGTGGCCATTGGCTGTGCCACCCGTGACCGCACAGTTGCATTTGCCAGCAcgtttgcagcatttttcagtaGAGCCTATGACCAGATCCGGATGGGAGCCATCTCCCAGTCGAATGTCAACTTGGTAGGGTCTCACTGCGGAGTCTCCATTG GTGAGGATGGACCATCCCAGATGGCCCTTGAGGACTTGGCCATGTTCCGTGCCATCCCAACTTGTACTGTGTTTTATCCCAGTGACGCAGTATCCACAGAGAGAGCTGTTGAACTTTCATCCAACACAAAG GGTATATGTTTTATCCGTACAAGTAGACCAGCCACTGCAGTCCTTTATTCCCCAGATGAGAAGTTTCAAGTGGGTGAAGCCAAG GTGGTGCGTCAGTCTAACAATGATCAGGTGACTGTGATTGGAGCTGGTGTTACTCTGCACGAGGCTCTCACT GCTGCTGATAAGCTGGCCGCTCAAGG AAAAAACATCCGTGTGATTGACCCATTCACCATCAAGCCCCTGGATGCTGCTACCATTCTGGCCA GCCGAGCAACAAGGGGACAGATTATCACTGTGGAGGACCACTACAAGGAGG GTGGTCTTGGTGAT GCAGTGCTATCAGCAGTTGGAAGTGAGCCTGGTATTGTTGTGACCCGTCTGGGAGTGACTGGGGTTCCTCGCAGTGGAAAGCCTCAAGAGCTTCTGGACATCTTTGGCATCAGTGCTGACCACATTATCAAAGCTGTGACTCAGAACCTTCGCAAACTAAGAACTGCACTTCATCCTcccctctttgttttgttttgttttttaaatcacaacaaacctgCAGCTATCCGGCACAATCACAGGAACACCTAA
- the lrrc23 gene encoding LOW QUALITY PROTEIN: leucine-rich repeat-containing protein 23 (The sequence of the model RefSeq protein was modified relative to this genomic sequence to represent the inferred CDS: inserted 3 bases in 3 codons; deleted 2 bases in 2 codons), giving the protein MSDFDEDPVLSDVEGKEEDLKEAEDEKVEVCHLTQDTISHGLSLLCRTGNGLAHAFVKLDLQKKGLTDIAAISKYNHIRFLDLXNNNITDLSPLASLTQLLWLKVDSNAVTCFKGQPFAQLTYLQWLSMAVNQLTDVDGLVGPALESLSLTGNSIQRINAFQRGDFANLVTLELRGNHLETTDGINLPNLRQLYLAQNAIKRLEGLEKLERLTTLHLRDNQLESLDGLSPSMKCLQYLYVRGNAIIDENALQYVGLLSQSLRVLVLSGNPVVENSXYRLNVLILLPELERXDKNPVFPEERAEAWERIRELQEEEMYAP; this is encoded by the exons GTTGAAGTTTGCCATTTGACCCAAGACACCATAAGTCACGGGTTGTCATTACTTTGCCGAACAGGAAATGGATTAGCACATGCATTTGTGAAGCTGGACCTTCAAAAAAA AGGACTGACTGATATAGCTGCAATCAGCAAGTATAATCACATACGTTTTCTGGATT TCAACAACAACATTACTGATCTTTCTCCTTTGGCATCTCTGACCCAG TTACTTTGGCTGAAG GTTGACAGTAATGCTGTGACGTGTTTCAAAGGGCAACCTTTTGCTCAACTGACCTATTTGCAGTGGCTGAGTATGGCAGTTAATCAGCTAACAGATGTAGATGGCCTAGTCGGGCCTGCATTAGAAAGCCTCAGTCTTACAG GTAATAGTATTCAGAGAATAAATGCTTTCCAGAGGGGCGATTTTGCAAATCTCGTAACTCTAGAGTTGAGGGGAAACCACTTGGAAACGACTGATGGGATCAACCTTCCAAATCTGCGGCAATTATATCTG gCCCAAAATGCTATCAAACGTCTGGAGGGTTTGGAGAAGTTAGAGCGCCTCACCACACTTCACCTTCGAGACAACCAGCTAGAGTCGTTGGATGGCCTCAGTCCCAGC ATGAAGTGTCTCCAGTACCTCTATGTCAG AGGCAATGCCATCATAGATGAGAATGCTCTACAATATGTTGGCCTTCTGTCACAAAGCCTGCGTGTGTTGGTTCTTTCTGGGAACCCAGTGGTGGAAAATT GATATCGGCTAAATGTACTGATACTATTGCCAGAGTTGGAAA CTGACAAAAATCCTGTCTTCCCTGAGGAGAGAGCTGAAGCCTGGGAAAGAATAAGG GAACTTCAAGAAGAGGAAATGTATGCGCCATAA